In the genome of Opitutia bacterium KCR 482, one region contains:
- a CDS encoding L,D-transpeptidase encodes MNIFLAKMLEACNRLNVKPSKYLIYASIGEQKLYVFSKNTLLKTYPISTSRAATSCVRDSLGTPTGLHKIDGKIGADAPLDTVFRGRVPCGLICEQTPEEQKKNLITARIMRLRGLENGVNAGGDVDTYARYVYIHGTNQEDKVGTPNSHGCLLLKNADVAELFDVVNDGSLVLICM; translated from the coding sequence ATGAATATTTTTTTAGCTAAAATGTTGGAAGCCTGCAATAGGCTGAATGTAAAACCTTCGAAATATCTTATATACGCGTCGATTGGCGAGCAAAAACTTTACGTTTTTTCAAAAAACACGCTTTTAAAGACCTACCCCATATCGACATCGCGCGCCGCGACGAGCTGCGTAAGGGACTCTCTCGGCACTCCGACGGGGCTTCATAAAATCGACGGAAAAATCGGCGCAGACGCCCCGCTCGACACGGTTTTCCGCGGGCGCGTCCCCTGCGGGCTGATTTGCGAGCAGACGCCCGAAGAACAAAAGAAGAACCTCATCACCGCGCGAATCATGCGTCTGCGCGGCTTGGAGAACGGCGTGAACGCGGGCGGCGACGTAGACACCTACGCCCGCTACGTCTACATTCATGGGACGAATCAGGAGGACAAAGTGGGAACGCCCAACAGCCACGGCTGCCTGCTGCTAAAAAACGCGGACGTTGCGGAGCTTTTTGATGTTGTAAACGACGGCTCGCTCGTGCTAATCTGCATGTAG
- a CDS encoding sigma-54 dependent transcriptional regulator, translating to MRSILIVDDEKHTRDGLSAVLADSYDVFAAADADEAIKMLDAEPFDAVITDLRMAGKSGMSVIDKTISMPEKPVCIMLTAYGNMETAVEAMKHGATDFLAKPVDIDRLEKTLSDALDRRDAQKSEADIKKREHVAAVKKSHGEDAVVATKHVETGCLIATGKKMREVVEKAVQVAHSKATVMITGETGTGKELIARLIHSSSPRKDKPFLPVHCAALPANLLESELFGYEKGAFTGAAQRRIGRFEAADGGTIFLDEIGEIDAQTQVKLLRFLETKTFERLGSTQSITVDVRVVCATNKDLKAMSERGEYREDLYYRLNVVEIKIPPLREHREDIEPLLKSYIGYYARENGVEPVEISPEALDILEKYEWHGNIRELRNFAENIVVMSPARRLEAKDLDPKFTLPPRHESPTLSKKENEAELIRKALEASGGNKSRAAEMLGISRRTIHRKLDEFKRG from the coding sequence ATGCGAAGCATTCTCATAGTTGACGACGAAAAACACACGCGCGACGGGCTGTCCGCGGTTCTCGCCGATTCATACGACGTTTTCGCCGCCGCAGACGCCGACGAGGCAATCAAAATGCTCGACGCCGAACCTTTCGACGCCGTTATTACCGACCTCCGCATGGCGGGAAAGTCTGGCATGAGCGTGATAGACAAGACAATCTCCATGCCCGAAAAGCCCGTCTGCATAATGCTCACGGCGTACGGGAACATGGAAACCGCGGTGGAGGCAATGAAGCACGGAGCTACGGATTTTCTCGCGAAGCCCGTAGACATCGACAGGCTCGAAAAAACGCTCTCCGACGCGCTCGACAGGCGCGACGCGCAGAAAAGCGAGGCTGACATCAAGAAGCGCGAGCACGTCGCCGCCGTGAAGAAATCGCACGGGGAGGACGCGGTGGTCGCCACAAAGCACGTCGAGACGGGCTGTCTTATCGCCACGGGCAAAAAAATGCGCGAAGTGGTGGAAAAGGCGGTTCAGGTTGCGCACTCAAAGGCGACAGTCATGATTACGGGCGAGACGGGAACGGGCAAAGAGCTAATCGCCCGCCTCATACACTCGTCGTCGCCGCGCAAGGACAAGCCTTTCCTTCCCGTCCACTGCGCCGCGCTTCCCGCAAACCTCCTTGAAAGCGAGCTTTTCGGCTATGAAAAGGGCGCGTTCACGGGCGCTGCCCAGCGCAGAATAGGACGCTTCGAAGCGGCGGACGGCGGCACAATCTTCCTCGACGAAATCGGGGAAATCGACGCGCAGACGCAGGTCAAGCTTTTGCGCTTTTTGGAGACAAAGACTTTCGAAAGGCTCGGCAGCACGCAGAGCATTACGGTGGACGTGCGCGTTGTGTGCGCCACAAACAAAGACCTCAAAGCCATGAGCGAGCGCGGCGAATACCGCGAAGACCTCTACTACCGCCTGAACGTTGTGGAAATAAAAATTCCGCCGCTGCGCGAGCACAGGGAGGACATAGAGCCGCTGCTGAAATCGTACATAGGCTACTACGCGCGCGAAAACGGCGTAGAGCCCGTGGAAATTTCGCCCGAAGCTCTCGACATTCTCGAAAAATACGAGTGGCATGGCAACATCAGGGAGCTTAGAAATTTCGCCGAAAACATCGTGGTAATGAGCCCCGCCCGCAGGCTCGAGGCAAAAGACCTCGACCCGAAATTCACGCTTCCGCCGCGGCACGAAAGCCCGACGCTCTCGAAAAAAGAGAACGAGGCGGAGCTTATCAGAAAGGCGTTGGAGGCTTCGGGCGGAAACAAAAGCAGGGCGGCGGAAATGCTCGGAATCAGCCGCCGCACGATCCACAGGAAGCTCGACGAATTCAAACGCGGATAG
- the murJ gene encoding murein biosynthesis integral membrane protein MurJ, with protein MGADLKNIAKVSFGTVGSRVMGLVRDSATMAYMGIGAVSAAYTFAFTLPNLFRRLLGEGALTSALIPIFSQTLKNDGRENAFAFLNRVLTRGGILMAALAVLGSLAAVCAAQFFDAEQQRFLLGASFSAVLMPYLTLVCLAAVFSGALNALGSFGVPSITPALHNLSIIGGLAAGVALFGSEDAVSIAYCMCAGWLAGGFIQLALPAYWLSKCGWKFSFDLSPSPALSELYALFLPALVGAAVFQLNVFVSKMLALFLNDAALPTLYLSSRILEFPLGVFTLAIATVYFPKLSKLGDSGAEFRREYSNGLVVTMGIAIPAMFGIIATSRDILALLFEWGLFGTKDVDVCLPVLIVSVIGLPFFALSTFATRGFHSTKDTRTPVKVSYWAFAANVALSLALMFPFGAAGLAGANVGAAALQALMLDAKLKRKSGTSGECREILKIVAASAAMACAVVAARNALAETLSGKTLAFAVCAVVIPVACVFYYAMLKILRFKRTENIEKILFRKIRK; from the coding sequence ATGGGCGCGGATCTGAAAAACATTGCGAAAGTGTCGTTCGGGACGGTCGGCTCGCGCGTGATGGGGCTTGTGCGCGACTCCGCCACAATGGCGTACATGGGAATCGGCGCGGTTAGCGCGGCATACACATTCGCATTCACCCTCCCCAACCTCTTCCGCAGACTCCTCGGCGAGGGCGCGCTGACTTCGGCGCTGATTCCGATTTTCTCGCAGACGCTCAAAAACGACGGCAGGGAAAACGCGTTCGCGTTCCTCAACAGGGTGCTCACGCGCGGCGGAATTTTGATGGCGGCGCTCGCCGTGCTGGGGTCGCTGGCGGCGGTGTGCGCGGCGCAGTTTTTCGACGCCGAACAGCAGAGGTTTCTCCTCGGTGCAAGCTTCTCGGCGGTGCTCATGCCCTACCTTACGCTCGTGTGCCTTGCGGCGGTGTTTTCGGGGGCGTTGAACGCGCTCGGCTCGTTCGGAGTTCCGTCGATTACGCCGGCTCTGCACAACCTCTCGATTATAGGCGGGCTTGCGGCGGGAGTCGCGCTCTTCGGCTCGGAAGACGCGGTTTCGATTGCGTACTGCATGTGCGCGGGCTGGCTTGCGGGGGGCTTCATACAGCTTGCGCTGCCCGCGTACTGGCTGTCGAAATGCGGCTGGAAATTTTCGTTCGACCTCTCGCCGTCGCCCGCGCTGTCGGAACTGTACGCGCTGTTTTTGCCCGCGCTCGTGGGGGCGGCGGTGTTCCAGCTGAACGTGTTTGTCTCGAAAATGCTCGCGCTGTTCCTCAACGACGCGGCTCTCCCTACGCTCTACCTTTCGAGCAGGATTCTCGAATTTCCGCTGGGAGTGTTCACGCTCGCAATCGCGACGGTCTATTTCCCGAAACTATCAAAGCTGGGAGACTCCGGCGCCGAGTTCAGGCGCGAGTACTCAAACGGGCTTGTTGTGACGATGGGAATCGCAATACCCGCAATGTTCGGGATTATCGCTACTTCACGCGACATCTTGGCCCTGCTTTTCGAGTGGGGTCTGTTCGGGACGAAGGACGTAGACGTCTGCCTGCCCGTGCTGATTGTAAGCGTCATAGGGCTGCCTTTCTTCGCGCTCTCGACATTCGCCACGCGCGGATTCCACTCTACAAAAGACACGCGCACGCCCGTGAAAGTGTCGTACTGGGCGTTTGCCGCAAACGTCGCGCTGTCGCTTGCGCTGATGTTCCCGTTCGGAGCGGCGGGGCTTGCGGGGGCGAACGTGGGGGCGGCGGCGTTGCAGGCGCTTATGCTCGACGCCAAGCTGAAACGCAAGAGCGGAACTTCGGGCGAATGCCGCGAGATTTTGAAAATCGTGGCGGCGTCGGCGGCGATGGCGTGCGCGGTGGTCGCGGCGCGGAACGCGCTTGCAGAAACGCTTTCGGGCAAGACGCTCGCGTTCGCAGTGTGCGCGGTCGTGATACCCGTGGCGTGCGTTTTCTACTACGCAATGCTTAAAATTCTGCGGTTTAAAAGAACCGAAAACATCGAAAAAATTTTGTTCAGGAAAATACGGAAATGA
- the hemE gene encoding uroporphyrinogen decarboxylase: protein MTENTMPDSRELFHATCAGVKFKRPPFWLMRQAGRYLPEYRRLKEKHGFLGIVRTPEVAVEAALQPIRRFDFDCAIIFSDILVIPEALGFPYKFKDAGGILMERRVETEDDVREMRDNIGGIRERLAYVFENAKLLRRALPKKAVLGFCGSPFTLAAYMVEGESSKTFPRFRNFLSQRRGVFEMLAETLEDALSDYLKMQIECGLDGVQIFDSHASLTPPDEYGRLSGGHIKNILDKLDGRTRTIVFAPHMSGRFAEVSQLGADVYSVDSAAPLPSLRCGATPYCLQGNLPPETLSNSTPEKTAELTKKIVADMLPFGRHIFNLGHGIRPDAKIENVEAMCRAVRSFEQ, encoded by the coding sequence ATGACCGAAAACACCATGCCAGACTCGCGCGAGCTATTCCACGCAACATGCGCGGGCGTAAAATTCAAACGCCCGCCGTTTTGGCTCATGCGGCAGGCGGGACGCTATCTGCCAGAATACAGGCGGTTGAAGGAAAAGCACGGCTTCCTCGGAATCGTCAGGACGCCTGAAGTCGCGGTGGAGGCGGCGTTGCAGCCAATCAGGAGGTTCGACTTCGACTGCGCGATAATTTTTTCCGACATTCTCGTAATTCCCGAAGCCCTCGGCTTCCCCTACAAATTCAAGGACGCGGGCGGCATTCTCATGGAGCGCAGGGTGGAGACCGAAGACGACGTGCGCGAAATGCGCGACAACATCGGCGGAATCCGCGAAAGGCTCGCCTACGTTTTCGAGAACGCAAAACTGCTGCGCCGCGCGCTTCCCAAGAAGGCGGTGCTGGGCTTCTGCGGCTCGCCGTTCACTCTCGCCGCGTACATGGTTGAGGGCGAAAGCTCGAAGACGTTTCCGCGCTTCCGAAACTTCCTCTCGCAAAGGCGCGGCGTTTTCGAAATGCTCGCCGAAACCCTCGAAGACGCGCTCTCCGACTATCTGAAAATGCAGATTGAATGCGGGCTTGACGGCGTCCAGATTTTCGACTCGCACGCGTCGCTCACCCCGCCCGACGAATACGGAAGGCTGTCGGGCGGGCACATTAAAAACATACTCGACAAGCTCGACGGGCGCACGCGCACGATAGTCTTCGCGCCGCACATGTCGGGGAGGTTCGCGGAAGTCTCGCAACTGGGCGCGGACGTGTATTCGGTAGACTCCGCCGCGCCGCTGCCGTCGCTTAGATGCGGCGCAACGCCCTACTGCCTGCAAGGCAACCTGCCGCCCGAAACGCTGTCGAACTCGACGCCCGAAAAGACCGCCGAACTTACGAAAAAAATAGTCGCCGACATGCTCCCGTTCGGACGCCACATTTTCAACCTCGGACACGGCATTCGCCCCGACGCGAAAATCGAAAACGTGGAGGCGATGTGCCGCGCGGTAAGGAGCTTCGAGCAATGA
- the hemN gene encoding oxygen-independent coproporphyrinogen III oxidase — protein MKNLRELIAKYETAGPRYTSYPTAPHFSADADKRRLAQLALGADSPASLYIHIPFCESLCRFCGCTSSVCRDPSKIDAYIELLRRELELWRDAGLPKRALKQIHFGGGTPNLPSVEQIGKIGELVRKYFSIDADCEFSAEFDPRTLTEDKVREFVKIGLNRASMGIQDTNPEVQKAVNRIQPQDTNAAAAKWLRDAGVSELNIDLIYGLPLQTAKTFEKTLEDALSLNPTRVALFGYAHVPWIKPVQKTLENFRIPAPEEKVEIFLLAKDFFEKNGFEYVGLDHFAKPDDPLIAARKNGTLHRNFQGYTTRAGLDTFAVGLTSISETKTSYRQNFKDMAAYENALSRGELPIERGIILDGDDIIRRGIIMDVMCSLKVCYGNYGVDFKKVFESALPKLAEMERDGLVKTSPDGFEVEPLGRLFLRNIAMLFDGRLAKGAQRYSKTI, from the coding sequence ATGAAAAATCTAAGGGAACTCATAGCAAAATACGAAACTGCGGGGCCGCGCTACACCTCGTACCCCACCGCGCCGCACTTCTCGGCCGATGCCGACAAGCGGCGGCTCGCCCAGCTTGCGTTGGGCGCGGACTCGCCCGCGTCGCTCTACATTCACATTCCGTTCTGCGAGTCGCTGTGCCGCTTCTGCGGCTGCACGTCGAGCGTCTGCCGCGACCCGTCGAAAATCGACGCCTACATAGAGCTTCTCCGCCGCGAACTCGAACTGTGGCGCGACGCGGGGCTTCCCAAACGCGCCCTCAAACAAATACATTTCGGGGGAGGCACGCCCAACCTGCCGTCGGTCGAGCAAATCGGGAAAATCGGGGAACTCGTGCGCAAATACTTTTCGATTGACGCCGACTGCGAATTTTCCGCCGAGTTCGACCCGCGCACGCTCACCGAAGACAAGGTGCGCGAGTTCGTGAAAATCGGGCTGAACCGCGCCTCGATGGGCATTCAGGACACGAACCCCGAAGTGCAAAAGGCGGTCAACAGAATACAGCCGCAGGATACGAACGCCGCCGCCGCAAAATGGCTGCGCGACGCGGGCGTATCGGAGCTTAACATAGACCTCATCTACGGGCTTCCCCTGCAAACGGCAAAGACTTTCGAAAAGACGCTCGAAGACGCGCTTTCGCTGAACCCGACGCGCGTCGCGCTATTCGGATACGCGCACGTTCCGTGGATAAAGCCCGTCCAGAAAACGCTCGAAAATTTCCGCATTCCCGCGCCCGAAGAAAAGGTCGAAATCTTCCTGCTGGCAAAGGATTTCTTCGAAAAAAACGGCTTCGAATACGTCGGGCTCGACCACTTTGCAAAGCCCGACGACCCCCTGATTGCCGCCCGCAAAAACGGCACGCTCCACAGGAATTTTCAGGGCTACACAACCCGCGCGGGGCTTGACACTTTCGCGGTCGGGCTTACGTCGATTTCCGAAACGAAGACGTCGTACCGCCAGAATTTCAAGGACATGGCGGCGTACGAAAACGCGCTTTCGCGCGGCGAGCTGCCGATTGAGCGCGGGATAATCCTCGACGGCGACGACATCATAAGGCGCGGGATAATCATGGACGTCATGTGCTCGCTGAAAGTATGCTACGGGAACTACGGAGTGGACTTCAAAAAAGTCTTCGAATCGGCGCTTCCGAAGCTGGCGGAAATGGAGCGCGACGGGCTTGTGAAAACGTCGCCCGACGGCTTCGAAGTCGAGCCGCTCGGCAGGCTTTTCCTGCGGAACATCGCAATGCTTTTCGACGGACGCCTCGCAAAGGGCGCGCAACGCTACTCAAAAACGATATAA
- the sixA gene encoding phosphohistidine phosphatase SixA: MKLFLLRHAKARDTWPDAERELSEHGIGQVEKLAAAVDASQFYDVVQIWHSPYVRAEQTARIFRERTAMGAQLVPTPSITPEDSPYEAARLVASLSCFGKDLMIVSHNPFLENLADILLAGTKRGGRAIFDKCTLASLTMEEPPSHDIEYGLWALDFLISPKIIR; the protein is encoded by the coding sequence ATGAAACTGTTTCTGCTTCGGCACGCAAAAGCCCGCGACACTTGGCCGGACGCCGAGCGCGAACTGAGCGAACACGGAATCGGGCAGGTGGAAAAGCTCGCCGCCGCCGTAGACGCCTCGCAATTCTACGATGTCGTGCAGATTTGGCACAGCCCCTACGTCCGCGCAGAGCAGACCGCGCGGATTTTCAGGGAGCGAACCGCCATGGGCGCGCAGCTTGTGCCCACGCCCTCAATCACCCCCGAAGACAGCCCCTACGAGGCCGCGCGGCTTGTGGCGTCGCTCTCGTGCTTCGGGAAGGATTTGATGATAGTTTCGCACAACCCGTTTCTCGAAAACCTCGCCGACATTCTGCTTGCGGGAACAAAGCGCGGCGGACGCGCGATATTCGACAAGTGCACGCTGGCGTCGCTCACAATGGAAGAGCCGCCCTCGCACGACATCGAATACGGGCTTTGGGCGCTGGACTTCCTGATTTCCCCGAAAATCATTCGCTGA
- a CDS encoding efflux transporter outer membrane subunit, which translates to MKKHLNTLIAGAAALALAGCMVGPDYVPPTAEIAKQDLSEEHFFRDDGLWKEAAPAESLPKGDWWKIFNDPVLNSLLEQCKKNNPSLSAAFYRVEQARQNARMDEAQLYPQMNGNASFMRTATSKNLTQAYSRYDKWTTGLGMTWDLDLFGRVMSIIESDVATAQATLDAYNSLMLSMQAQVAKSYFSIRQYYSEVELLERTLEVRKEQTKLISDRVKLDFASDLDLQRAIEQEAEAAAQLSSVRSNIAKARNNIAILVGTTPSKLVLDDAPLGDVLPKLPAAVPSQLLERRPDIAAAEREVYAANARIGAAQAAFFPTVSISANTELSANKIDKLLNSSSFAWGVSPQIYIPIFQAGRIYAQKQVALAAHKETLENYKAKVLSAIGEVENAMSSINNLRDEYAKRSAVTDASKKVYELTRKQYDLGFVDYFSVSDASRLALANERTQISLRGDRFKACVDFIAAIGGGWELPKDDDDSALRNDIKPDFYERASDYAPEAAK; encoded by the coding sequence ATGAAAAAACACTTGAATACTTTGATTGCAGGGGCGGCGGCTCTCGCGCTCGCGGGCTGCATGGTCGGTCCCGACTACGTCCCGCCGACCGCCGAAATCGCGAAGCAGGACCTCTCCGAAGAGCACTTCTTCCGCGACGACGGGCTTTGGAAAGAGGCGGCTCCCGCCGAATCGCTCCCCAAGGGCGACTGGTGGAAAATCTTTAACGACCCCGTTCTGAACTCGCTCCTCGAACAGTGCAAAAAGAACAATCCGTCGCTGTCGGCGGCGTTCTACCGCGTGGAGCAGGCGCGCCAAAACGCCCGCATGGACGAGGCGCAGCTGTACCCGCAGATGAACGGCAACGCGTCGTTCATGCGCACGGCGACCTCCAAGAACCTCACCCAAGCCTACTCTCGCTACGACAAGTGGACGACGGGGCTTGGCATGACGTGGGACTTGGACTTGTTCGGGCGCGTCATGAGCATTATCGAATCGGACGTCGCCACCGCCCAGGCGACCCTCGACGCCTACAACAGCCTCATGCTTTCCATGCAGGCGCAGGTTGCGAAATCGTATTTTTCAATCCGCCAGTACTACTCGGAAGTGGAGCTGCTTGAACGCACGCTCGAAGTCCGCAAAGAGCAGACGAAGCTCATTTCCGACAGGGTAAAGCTCGACTTCGCAAGCGACCTCGACTTGCAGCGCGCAATAGAGCAGGAGGCGGAAGCCGCCGCCCAGCTTTCGTCGGTGCGCTCGAATATCGCAAAAGCCCGAAACAACATCGCAATACTCGTGGGCACAACGCCCTCGAAGCTCGTTCTCGACGACGCGCCCCTCGGCGACGTCCTGCCGAAGCTTCCCGCCGCAGTGCCCTCGCAGCTGCTCGAACGCCGTCCCGACATCGCCGCCGCAGAGCGCGAAGTCTACGCGGCGAACGCGAGAATCGGCGCGGCGCAGGCGGCGTTCTTTCCGACCGTTTCGATTTCCGCAAATACCGAGCTTTCGGCGAACAAAATAGACAAACTGCTTAATTCGAGCAGCTTTGCGTGGGGCGTAAGCCCGCAAATCTATATCCCGATTTTTCAGGCGGGACGCATTTACGCGCAGAAGCAGGTTGCCCTCGCCGCGCACAAGGAGACGCTCGAAAACTACAAGGCGAAGGTCTTGTCGGCAATCGGCGAGGTCGAAAACGCGATGTCGTCGATAAACAATCTTCGCGACGAATACGCGAAACGCTCCGCCGTCACCGACGCCTCCAAAAAGGTCTACGAACTTACCCGCAAACAGTACGACTTGGGCTTTGTTGACTACTTCTCGGTCAGCGACGCTTCGAGGCTTGCGCTTGCCAACGAACGCACGCAAATCAGCCTGCGCGGCGACAGATTCAAGGCGTGCGTAGACTTCATCGCGGCAATCGGCGGCGGCTGGGAACTTCCCAAAGACGACGACGATTCCGCCCTCCGCAACGACATCAAGCCCGACTTCTACGAACGCGCTTCGGACTACGCGCCCGAAGCCGCAAAATAG